The following coding sequences are from one Arthrobacter crystallopoietes window:
- a CDS encoding DUF2278 family protein, which translates to MALNHGYGVVAGVKEDYFRDPPNDYGQYFHGNLRLRTPAGVYHCAIDVDSKAVRNGVQWRVIELRPSMLKGVDRLGDGWHPLESTPDSGALDFIRNRDLSWRHHLGCIPGLLAAVFRVHFPVRWKSGVSTQALADLEPLLEVSQRIWVFGEPFEDGLGVHNIHQNQGDPLDSQWSAENGLWQDGATMVQRQDGSFAMFCNKFVTQSVQTNEQGRPR; encoded by the coding sequence TTGGCACTGAATCATGGGTACGGGGTGGTCGCGGGGGTCAAGGAGGACTACTTCCGGGATCCGCCGAACGACTACGGGCAATACTTCCACGGGAACCTGCGGCTGCGCACGCCCGCCGGCGTGTACCACTGTGCGATCGACGTCGACAGCAAGGCCGTTCGGAACGGCGTGCAGTGGCGGGTCATTGAGCTGCGGCCGTCGATGCTCAAGGGCGTGGACAGGCTCGGCGACGGCTGGCATCCGCTTGAGTCCACGCCGGATTCCGGTGCGCTGGACTTCATCCGCAACCGGGACCTGAGCTGGCGGCACCATCTGGGGTGCATTCCGGGCCTGCTGGCCGCGGTGTTCCGGGTGCATTTCCCCGTGCGGTGGAAGTCCGGCGTGAGTACCCAGGCGCTCGCCGACCTTGAGCCACTGCTTGAAGTGTCACAACGGATCTGGGTGTTCGGCGAACCGTTCGAGGACGGGCTGGGCGTTCACAACATCCACCAGAACCAGGGCGACCCGCTGGATTCGCAATGGTCGGCGGAAAACGGCCTCTGGCAGGACGGCGCCACCATGGTGCAGCGGCAGGACGGCTCGTTTGCGATGTTCTGCAACAAGTTCGTCACCCAGTCGGTCCAGACCAACGAGCAGGGGAGGCCGCGGTAG
- a CDS encoding FG-GAP-like repeat-containing protein, which translates to MARATKKLAIRACAVSVMLTIVAGTAAISAPAYAAPAVQPAAAASNVVNDSNRTQVQQVFDGINKFRASKGLKPVKFYVSGSKVSQDWSTHMAANDWFDHNPQYSLDKRTPGWNAAGEIIAARWDRNGQGLVDQWIKSPPHNAAMSNPAFNVIGVGVAFTDGDYRTHPDRYSMYGTVNLYGYSTTPSGVYSSPNAYYSTLTAPKPALAKCATVAGTIASGKDLSRASIKSTGDYISVDTSGRLWRYPEQSNKTLGKRALIGNSGWQHARTTSVTDWNNDGYLDIVAHWSDGKVRVYKGKATGGFYGYLNAGSIAKSSTIVADRFCNNNPFPSIVEKTSAGVLNLYPNTKGDAFHPTPNKFNTGWSNYNLAIVDFDKDGKKDILGAQKYTGQLKLYRTNGRGTFISEARKVVGPSGWGTAATFTDTVGFGSGSAQGMIVKFRNGVVRYYELPKNGIASTKQIGYGFGKYNSFS; encoded by the coding sequence TTGGCACGCGCAACGAAGAAACTTGCCATCCGCGCCTGCGCCGTTTCAGTCATGCTGACTATCGTGGCCGGCACCGCCGCGATCAGCGCTCCAGCGTACGCCGCTCCCGCCGTCCAGCCAGCAGCTGCGGCGTCCAACGTGGTCAATGACAGCAACCGTACTCAGGTGCAGCAGGTGTTCGATGGCATCAACAAGTTCCGCGCTTCCAAGGGCCTGAAGCCCGTCAAGTTCTACGTCAGCGGCAGCAAGGTATCGCAGGACTGGTCCACGCACATGGCCGCGAACGATTGGTTCGACCATAACCCCCAGTACAGCCTCGACAAGCGCACCCCGGGCTGGAACGCCGCCGGTGAAATCATCGCCGCCCGCTGGGACCGGAACGGCCAGGGCCTCGTCGACCAGTGGATCAAGTCCCCGCCCCACAACGCGGCCATGTCCAACCCCGCCTTCAATGTCATCGGCGTCGGTGTCGCCTTCACCGACGGCGACTACCGCACCCACCCGGACCGCTACAGCATGTACGGCACCGTGAACCTTTACGGCTACAGCACCACCCCGTCCGGCGTCTACAGTTCGCCCAACGCCTACTACTCGACCCTCACGGCGCCGAAGCCGGCCTTGGCCAAGTGCGCGACGGTCGCCGGCACCATAGCCTCCGGCAAGGACCTCTCCCGGGCATCGATCAAGAGCACCGGCGACTATATTTCCGTTGATACCAGCGGCCGGCTATGGCGCTACCCGGAGCAGTCCAACAAGACGCTGGGCAAGCGGGCCCTGATCGGCAACAGCGGGTGGCAGCATGCCAGGACCACGTCCGTCACCGACTGGAACAACGACGGCTACCTCGACATCGTGGCGCACTGGAGCGACGGAAAGGTCCGCGTCTACAAGGGCAAGGCCACCGGCGGTTTCTACGGCTACCTGAATGCCGGTTCCATCGCCAAGTCTTCGACCATCGTTGCCGACCGCTTCTGCAACAACAACCCGTTCCCGAGCATCGTGGAGAAGACCTCCGCCGGTGTCCTGAACCTTTACCCGAACACCAAGGGTGACGCGTTCCACCCCACCCCGAACAAGTTCAATACCGGCTGGAGCAACTACAACCTCGCCATCGTCGACTTCGACAAGGACGGCAAGAAGGACATCCTCGGCGCCCAGAAATACACCGGCCAGCTGAAGCTCTACCGGACAAACGGCCGGGGCACGTTCATCAGTGAAGCCCGCAAAGTCGTCGGACCCTCCGGCTGGGGAACCGCTGCGACCTTCACCGACACCGTCGGCTTCGGCAGCGGCAGCGCGCAGGGCATGATCGTGAAGTTCCGCAACGGCGTCGTCCGCTACTACGAACTGCCCAAGAACGGGATCGCGTCGACGAAGCAGATCGGTTACGGCTTCGGCAAGTACAACTCATTCTCCTAG
- a CDS encoding PfkB family carbohydrate kinase gives MVRHLIADEGVHVLSVEGQGNGGAYIHDRRDGGRKVVAESPGDKLSRHELDELYGLTIKAGMDAGTVILSGAAREDAVPADVYRRLAADLRTAGCRVITDLTGERLTASLAGGLAVAKIADDELVESGRAASSSPADIVEAMRKLNEEGAESVIVTRAHLPSLLLEEGEVSEIHMPEMQSVDTSGAGDSLTAGVAATLSDGGSMHEAVVLGTAAGALNVTRHGLGTGEAAAIHKLSSLVKVAPFEGEAEADQSQQISPDELAQKIRKQ, from the coding sequence ATGGTGCGTCATCTGATCGCCGATGAAGGTGTCCATGTTCTTTCGGTAGAGGGCCAGGGCAACGGGGGCGCGTACATCCACGACCGGCGGGACGGCGGCCGGAAGGTTGTCGCCGAATCGCCGGGCGACAAGCTTTCCCGGCACGAGCTCGACGAGCTGTACGGCCTGACGATCAAGGCGGGGATGGACGCCGGAACGGTGATCCTCAGCGGCGCCGCCCGGGAAGACGCGGTGCCGGCCGACGTGTACCGCCGCTTGGCGGCGGATCTTCGTACCGCCGGGTGCCGGGTCATTACCGATCTGACGGGGGAGCGGCTGACCGCTTCTCTGGCTGGCGGCCTGGCCGTGGCCAAGATCGCCGACGACGAACTCGTGGAGTCCGGCCGCGCCGCCAGTTCCAGCCCCGCCGACATTGTCGAGGCGATGCGCAAGCTGAATGAAGAAGGCGCGGAATCGGTGATTGTCACCCGCGCCCACCTGCCGTCCCTGCTGCTGGAGGAGGGCGAGGTCAGCGAGATACACATGCCGGAGATGCAGAGCGTGGACACCAGCGGAGCCGGCGATTCGCTCACCGCCGGCGTCGCCGCGACGCTCTCCGACGGCGGCTCCATGCACGAAGCCGTGGTGCTGGGAACCGCAGCAGGCGCGCTGAACGTGACCCGGCACGGCCTGGGCACCGGCGAGGCCGCCGCGATCCACAAGCTGAGCAGCCTGGTGAAGGTGGCTCCCTTCGAGGGCGAGGCCGAGGCAGACCAGTCGCAGCAAATTAGTCCGGACGAGCTCGCGCAGAAGATACGGAAACAATGA
- the surE gene encoding 5'/3'-nucleotidase SurE gives MNKPKMVLITNDDGIDSPGLHALAAGAVEAGLNVTVAAPVVEASGSSASITAREDEGRIRIEERKLEGLDGVPAFAVHGAPGFIAMIATHGAFGDPPDVVLSGVNRGANVGRVILHSGTVGAALTAGINGGHGMAVSLDTGMHPSHLNWDNAARLATGLLPFLLEQEAGTVLNLNVPNIDSAELPEYRTATLAEFGIVQTTMAERGQQHLRLAIADSKEEAPPESDFALLAAGFATVTSIQPVTESKLPDLERSLPNT, from the coding sequence ATGAACAAGCCGAAAATGGTCCTGATCACGAACGACGACGGCATCGACTCCCCGGGTCTGCATGCCTTGGCTGCCGGTGCCGTGGAGGCCGGGCTCAACGTCACGGTTGCCGCACCGGTGGTGGAAGCCAGCGGTAGCAGCGCTTCCATCACCGCACGCGAGGACGAGGGCCGTATCCGCATTGAGGAGCGGAAACTGGAAGGCCTCGACGGCGTTCCGGCGTTCGCGGTCCACGGTGCGCCGGGCTTTATCGCCATGATTGCTACCCATGGCGCCTTCGGCGACCCGCCCGACGTCGTACTCTCCGGGGTGAACCGCGGCGCGAACGTCGGACGCGTGATCCTGCACTCCGGCACGGTAGGCGCAGCGCTGACCGCGGGCATCAACGGCGGCCACGGGATGGCGGTGTCCCTCGACACCGGCATGCATCCATCCCACCTGAACTGGGACAATGCCGCGCGGCTGGCCACCGGGCTGCTGCCGTTCCTGCTGGAGCAGGAGGCGGGCACGGTGCTGAATCTCAATGTGCCCAACATCGACTCGGCGGAGCTGCCCGAATACCGCACGGCCACACTGGCCGAATTCGGTATCGTGCAGACCACCATGGCCGAACGCGGGCAGCAGCACCTTCGTCTGGCCATTGCGGACAGCAAGGAGGAGGCACCGCCGGAGAGCGACTTCGCGCTGCTGGCAGCCGGCTTCGCCACGGTGACCAGCATCCAGCCGGTGACCGAAAGCAAACTGCCGGACCTGGAGCGGAGCCTGCCGAACACGTAA
- a CDS encoding protein kinase domain-containing protein has product MIESGHLLGGRYRIEELVGRGGQSSVYRAVDQLLERDVAVKVFHEGRHGDAAQARRQESEVRILAGMSHHALVTLFDVGMDPTNASVSYLVMELVTGPDLRRRSAQSPLPLAHVALIGHDIADGLAYIHHHGIVHRDVKPANILLVDYNHQDQRPRAKLSDFGVAMILGDDGRDDGIASGTPQYLSPEQAAGEPVGPSSDVYSLGLVLLEVLTGEVAFPGAPIQSAVARLLHPPHVPASLAPRWAGLLTSMLSREPASRPSALEVSLALRQEIVQGAGRRRAASFRSDSEESRMQAVHRYRILDTLPDGMFDRVAAIAARVFSVPVAIVSIVDHDRIWFKTHHGTDVQQIGKDPGLCASAILQDGPWIIPDATTDPRSLANPLVAGEFGLQFYAGVPLRTPDGYNLGTLCVIDREPREFTEDDARTLEDLAAIVMNDLELRLQTRQSIATRKRAPAMA; this is encoded by the coding sequence ATGATCGAAAGCGGGCATCTGCTCGGCGGGCGGTACCGAATCGAGGAGCTCGTCGGCCGCGGAGGCCAATCAAGCGTATACCGTGCAGTCGATCAACTGCTGGAGCGGGACGTGGCGGTCAAGGTATTTCATGAAGGCAGGCACGGCGACGCCGCGCAGGCCCGCCGGCAGGAATCCGAAGTGCGGATTCTGGCCGGGATGAGCCACCATGCGCTCGTCACGTTGTTCGATGTCGGCATGGATCCCACGAACGCATCCGTTTCTTACCTGGTGATGGAGCTTGTCACTGGTCCTGATCTGCGTCGGCGCAGCGCGCAGTCGCCGCTTCCGTTGGCGCATGTGGCGCTGATCGGTCATGACATAGCTGACGGTTTGGCCTATATCCACCATCACGGCATCGTCCACCGGGACGTCAAACCTGCCAACATCCTCCTGGTTGACTACAATCACCAGGATCAAAGGCCGCGTGCAAAGCTGAGTGACTTCGGCGTCGCCATGATACTTGGAGACGACGGGCGCGACGACGGGATCGCCTCGGGGACACCGCAGTACCTGAGTCCGGAGCAGGCTGCCGGGGAACCCGTGGGTCCCTCCTCCGACGTCTATTCGCTCGGACTGGTCCTGCTCGAAGTATTGACGGGCGAGGTAGCCTTTCCTGGTGCCCCGATCCAGTCGGCGGTGGCCAGGCTCCTGCATCCGCCGCACGTCCCGGCCAGCCTTGCCCCCCGGTGGGCCGGACTGCTGACATCGATGCTCTCCCGCGAACCCGCCTCCAGGCCATCAGCCCTGGAGGTCTCCTTGGCCCTGCGGCAGGAAATTGTCCAAGGCGCCGGGAGGCGCCGGGCAGCATCCTTCCGCTCGGACAGCGAGGAGTCCAGGATGCAGGCCGTGCACCGGTACCGGATTCTGGACACACTTCCTGATGGCATGTTCGATCGGGTGGCTGCGATCGCGGCGAGGGTATTCTCCGTTCCTGTCGCGATCGTGAGCATAGTGGACCATGACCGTATCTGGTTCAAAACTCATCACGGCACGGACGTTCAACAAATCGGCAAAGATCCGGGCCTATGCGCCTCGGCTATCCTTCAGGACGGCCCGTGGATCATTCCGGATGCAACCACCGATCCCAGAAGCCTGGCCAATCCCCTGGTGGCAGGGGAGTTCGGGCTGCAGTTCTATGCCGGTGTCCCGTTGCGCACTCCCGACGGCTACAACCTCGGTACCCTCTGCGTGATCGACAGGGAACCGCGGGAATTTACGGAGGATGACGCCCGGACGCTGGAGGACCTGGCCGCGATCGTGATGAATGATCTGGAGCTTCGGCTACAGACAAGGCAGAGCATCGCCACACGCAAACGGGCACCAGCTATGGCGTAG
- a CDS encoding GAF and ANTAR domain-containing protein: MQENYAETPVAEQLQDLILNNEDVDDFLEDLAVHSSNILGGGVEVHCGVTLKRNKRALTVASSSMQAKLLDEVQYGFGDGPCLHAIATEHTTVVADVRTDNRWPDYFTAVAEFGFYSMMGVPLILGESGGAALNFYAREPDTFRADAVGIAEGYAAQASRALQLALRLAHKSETADHLKRAMDSRTTIDLAVGIVMGQNRCSQDEAFGILKNASSSRNVKLREIAAGIVASIGQGPAQTVFDD, translated from the coding sequence ATGCAAGAGAACTACGCGGAGACTCCCGTCGCAGAACAACTCCAGGATCTGATCCTCAACAACGAGGATGTTGACGACTTCCTGGAAGACCTGGCTGTCCATTCCTCCAACATCCTTGGCGGGGGCGTCGAGGTCCACTGCGGCGTGACCCTCAAGCGGAATAAACGGGCGCTCACAGTGGCCAGCAGCAGCATGCAGGCCAAGCTCTTGGATGAGGTCCAGTACGGTTTCGGCGACGGGCCGTGCCTGCATGCCATTGCAACCGAGCACACAACGGTCGTAGCCGATGTGCGCACCGATAACCGGTGGCCTGACTATTTCACTGCCGTTGCCGAGTTCGGCTTTTACTCCATGATGGGAGTGCCGCTGATCCTGGGCGAAAGCGGCGGTGCAGCGTTGAACTTCTACGCGCGGGAACCGGACACCTTCAGAGCGGACGCCGTCGGGATTGCCGAAGGCTATGCCGCCCAGGCGTCGCGGGCGCTGCAGCTGGCTCTGCGTCTTGCCCACAAGTCGGAAACTGCAGACCACCTGAAGCGGGCCATGGACTCGCGGACTACCATCGATCTGGCCGTCGGCATCGTCATGGGCCAGAACCGCTGCAGCCAGGACGAGGCGTTCGGTATCCTGAAGAACGCCTCCAGCAGCCGGAACGTCAAGCTCCGCGAGATCGCAGCCGGAATCGTGGCCTCCATCGGCCAAGGACCGGCGCAAACGGTCTTCGACGACTGA
- a CDS encoding alpha/beta fold hydrolase — MSEIRVNGVSLYYEEHGDGVPILCIHGTGSSAKVWGEAVEQLAQRGRTIIYDRRGCTRSERPEPYTMTTVGEHAEDAAALLQALKATPAVVVGRSYGGEIAVDLVQRYPGLVRALVLLEPAIVTMTAEAHAWEGALEANVAAAAATGGPEAGADCFYREILGDEGWTQLPGTWRRMVLDNAPAILAELKGGSSRPDQEQLAHVRKPVLIVSGAASPPVFRAVDNVLADLIPGSRHEVVEGGHLIDPASAEVLAFLDGQLAEGGGR; from the coding sequence ATGAGTGAGATCCGTGTGAACGGGGTGTCCCTCTACTACGAGGAACACGGCGACGGCGTTCCGATCCTATGCATCCACGGCACCGGCAGCTCGGCGAAGGTCTGGGGCGAGGCGGTGGAGCAGCTGGCCCAACGTGGACGGACGATCATCTACGACCGGCGCGGCTGCACCCGCAGCGAGCGGCCGGAACCATACACGATGACCACGGTAGGCGAACATGCCGAAGACGCAGCGGCGCTGCTGCAGGCTCTCAAGGCGACCCCCGCCGTCGTTGTCGGACGCAGTTATGGCGGCGAGATCGCCGTTGACCTTGTGCAACGCTACCCGGGGCTGGTCCGGGCTCTTGTCTTGCTCGAGCCGGCCATCGTGACCATGACGGCGGAAGCCCACGCGTGGGAGGGCGCCTTGGAGGCAAACGTCGCCGCGGCTGCCGCCACCGGGGGACCGGAGGCCGGGGCGGACTGCTTCTACCGGGAGATCCTCGGCGATGAGGGCTGGACGCAGCTGCCCGGGACCTGGCGCCGTATGGTGCTCGATAACGCTCCCGCCATCTTGGCCGAGCTGAAAGGCGGCTCCTCCCGGCCGGACCAGGAGCAGTTGGCCCACGTGCGAAAGCCCGTGCTGATTGTTTCCGGTGCCGCGTCGCCGCCGGTCTTCCGCGCCGTTGACAACGTACTGGCGGACCTGATCCCCGGGTCGCGGCACGAAGTCGTAGAGGGCGGCCACCTCATCGATCCGGCTTCTGCGGAGGTGCTGGCGTTTCTCGACGGGCAGTTGGCAGAAGGCGGAGGGCGCTAG
- a CDS encoding potassium channel family protein — protein sequence MMWLFTLLGVVLIVAGLNDIFHTLLRPTGRGHLSHFVVNGMWKAFRGNQAIRKYAGPLAIVSVILTWTALQAIGWALIYYPHFPDGFSYSPGLDETRYSNAAEALYVSVMTLSTLGYGDVVPIDNWIRWVSTFQAVTGFGLLTAAVSWFMQIYPALSRRRTLALKLSSMSKSGYADKLRQLEPSVACSALESVADSIVQARIDLSQTTETYYFRDTSADLALAVSLSYALDLSAAGQQSSSTDVNLTAEVLETSLTELAHYLRDEFTLEGTTTREVFHAFAADHGHRD from the coding sequence ATGATGTGGCTCTTCACCCTGCTGGGCGTCGTTCTGATTGTTGCCGGGCTGAACGACATTTTCCATACCCTGCTCCGGCCAACGGGGCGAGGCCATTTGAGCCACTTCGTGGTCAACGGCATGTGGAAGGCCTTCAGGGGCAACCAAGCGATCCGGAAGTACGCCGGCCCGCTGGCCATCGTCTCCGTGATCCTCACCTGGACCGCGCTGCAGGCAATAGGCTGGGCGCTGATCTACTACCCGCATTTTCCCGACGGGTTCTCCTATTCACCCGGACTTGATGAAACCAGGTATTCGAATGCCGCCGAGGCACTGTACGTCTCGGTCATGACGCTGTCCACGCTCGGGTACGGCGACGTCGTTCCCATCGACAACTGGATCCGCTGGGTCTCTACCTTTCAGGCAGTCACCGGCTTCGGGCTGCTCACCGCGGCCGTTTCCTGGTTCATGCAGATTTACCCTGCCCTTTCCCGCCGCAGGACGCTGGCGCTGAAACTGTCGTCGATGAGCAAGAGCGGGTACGCGGACAAGCTGCGGCAGCTCGAACCTTCAGTGGCCTGCAGCGCGCTGGAATCCGTGGCAGACAGCATTGTCCAGGCCCGAATCGACCTGAGCCAGACCACGGAGACTTACTACTTTCGGGATACGTCCGCTGATCTTGCTCTTGCCGTTTCCCTCTCCTACGCGCTCGACCTTTCCGCGGCAGGACAGCAATCCTCCAGCACGGACGTCAATCTCACCGCCGAGGTGCTGGAGACCTCGCTGACTGAGCTGGCCCATTACCTGCGGGACGAGTTCACGCTCGAAGGCACAACCACCCGCGAGGTTTTCCACGCGTTCGCGGCAGACCACGGCCACCGGGACTGA
- a CDS encoding dioxygenase, with the protein MTRQQEYTTVSDAQQAVEEKLIANVLTSFEGCTDDRLKQIMQALVRHLHAFIRDVRLSETEWNQAIEFLTEVGHITDDKRQEFILLSDVLGASMQTINVNNEARGNATEATVFGPFFVEDAPLIENGGDIAGGAAGEPCWVEGTVRDLDGNPIPGARIEVWEADDEGFYDVQHADGRVYGRAHLFSDDKGHYRFWGLTPTPYPIPHDGPVGRMLQATGRSPMRASHLHFMVTAPQMRTLVTHIFVNGDELLKHDTVFGVKQSLVKDFIQQPAGAPTPDGRELGETTWAKAHFDIVLAPTGS; encoded by the coding sequence ATGACTCGTCAGCAGGAGTACACAACCGTTTCCGACGCTCAGCAGGCTGTCGAGGAAAAGCTCATCGCCAACGTCCTGACCTCGTTCGAGGGATGCACCGATGACCGCTTGAAGCAGATCATGCAAGCCCTGGTACGCCACCTGCATGCATTCATTCGAGACGTGCGCCTGAGCGAGACGGAATGGAACCAGGCCATCGAATTTTTGACCGAGGTCGGGCACATCACCGATGACAAGCGGCAGGAATTCATCCTGCTCTCGGACGTGCTCGGCGCGTCGATGCAGACCATCAACGTGAACAACGAGGCGCGCGGCAATGCCACCGAGGCAACCGTGTTCGGCCCGTTCTTCGTCGAGGACGCCCCGCTGATTGAAAATGGCGGGGATATCGCCGGGGGCGCTGCCGGAGAACCCTGCTGGGTAGAGGGAACTGTCCGTGATCTCGACGGCAACCCCATCCCGGGCGCACGGATCGAAGTATGGGAGGCCGATGACGAGGGCTTCTACGATGTACAGCACGCCGACGGACGCGTCTACGGGCGAGCACACCTCTTCAGCGACGACAAAGGCCACTACCGGTTCTGGGGACTAACCCCCACACCGTACCCGATCCCACATGATGGACCAGTGGGCCGGATGCTGCAGGCCACAGGACGCTCACCGATGCGAGCCAGCCACTTACACTTCATGGTCACGGCCCCTCAGATGCGCACCCTCGTCACGCACATCTTCGTGAACGGTGACGAGCTGTTAAAACACGACACCGTATTCGGGGTAAAGCAGTCACTGGTCAAAGACTTTATCCAGCAGCCTGCTGGCGCTCCCACACCGGATGGACGTGAGCTAGGCGAGACCACCTGGGCAAAAGCCCACTTTGATATTGTCCTTGCGCCTACAGGTTCCTAA